The Mangrovivirga cuniculi genomic sequence ATCACAACAGTATTGCAAACCTCGGTCTGAATGATGAATTAGTTCTCGATCATAATACTTTCTATTTTTAATCGCTTGTTTTAATGCCTTGATTGCCCCTTGCGCATGGAGGCTGTTAGATACATTAAACCCCATTATTTTCTTTGAATAAGCATCTGTCACCAGAGATAGATACATTGGATTTTGTCGGTTCCCTATATAGGTAATATCACTAACCCACAACTGCTCGGGCCTATTAAGGGTTAAGTTCTCAACCAAGTTGCGATGTTTTCTGAATCTATGATGGGAGTCGGTCGTGATGTGGTATTGCCGTTTTGGGAGTATTTGCATGTGATTAGCTTTCATAATGGCAAACAACCGGTCTCTACCAACCCCAAGTTCCCGAAGCTCATCATAAAGCTTTTCGTAGAGCTTTCTTGTGCCTAATTCAGACATTCTCATCCGCACTTGTTGAACCTTTTTCTCTACTACAGAAGCTGTTTCTCTTCTTTTAGCCTCAGATTTCTTTGCTCGATAATAAACCTGCCTACTCTTCCCAAACAATCTACAGGTAGCTGTTAAGCTTTCTTTGTACTGTTCTTTGAATCGTTCGATTGTTCGGGTGAGTACTTTTTTCTAATAGGAATCTTTAGCTCTTCTTCTGCAATATCGATCATCATATCAAAGAAAATAGCCTTTTTATCAGTAAACTCTAGTTTCTTTTCCAATGAAGCTTTCTGTTTCTCCAAGAGCTTGACTTTTTGTTCAAGCTCCAATAATTTCTGTTCTGGGCTCTTTGACAAGTTTAAATGGGTTTTGTTGTACCAATCAAAGGTACCATATTTTCTTAACCAATTTGTAATGGTAGAGTGAGATTGTATTCCATACTTCCTTGATGCGGCTCTTATGCCAAGCTCTCCTCTTTCTATCTCTTCGACCACTGATAATTTAAAAGTGTAACTGTAGTCTTTTTGTGTTCGCTTAACGTGCTGGTTCTCATCTTTTTGCTTCATAACATTACTTTTTGTGTAACGCTATTTCAGGACGAGACACTAACCACAAATAAAAACCCCTGCCTCAAATGAAGCCGGGGTTTATTTTTATGCTTAATTCTTTATTTAATGGACATTAGCCATCCATCGCTTCATCAGAGGAGCGATGATTAATGCAATCAACGCGGCTCCAAATGAATAATATGCTATCAGTTCAAATCCATCTGCATAGACCGGAAGAGATACTACCGGATCGATTTCCTGGCCAGGGTTTTCTTCAATTGCCAATTGCTTGGCGACGAATCCCACAACCTGGAACGCAAAAGCAGAAGACAGGAACCATACACCCATCATGAAAGCTACGAACTTAGCAGGTGATAGATCTGTGATCTTGGCTAATCCAACAGGTGACATAAATAATTCGCCGGCAGAAATCAATAAATACATGATTAATAAATAAGCCATTGGCACCATACCTGCATTAGCACTTCCTCTCGAAAGTGAAAGAATATAAAAACCAACACCCAGTAAAGCTAATCCCATAGCAAACTTAAATGGAGTTCGTGGATTTGCATTGCGTTTACTTAAAACACCCCATAATCCTGACATTGGAATGGACAATAAAATTATAAATGCCGGATTTATAAAATTCGTTTGTGCTGCATTAAGCCAAACTAAATCAACATTTCGATCTGCAAATAAAGTTAAAACAGAACCACTTAGTTCATGGAATCCCCAAAATACCGTCATGAAAATTGTTAGCAGCACAGCTGAAATCAGCTTCAACTTAGCTTCCAGATTAACCTGGTAAATAATCCATACTATATATGCAAGAACAATTATCCCCAACAATCTGAATAATACATTCACAATAGTAACTTCACCAAAAAATGGCTCTAAGAAGCCTAAGTAATTAAAGCTTGATAAAAGGTAAGCTATCAAAGGAACAGCTAAAAATGAGAGTATAACGACCCAATGCCCTGCCTTAATACCAAATGTCTTTTTATCGATCAATCGGTCCTCAGGTGGCATCCCTTTATCTCCGAAAACTCCTTGCTTCATACCTACATAAAAGAATAATAATCCGGCTAACATTCCAATACCGGCTAATCCAAACCCATAGTGGTATCCGAATTCAGCTGCCAGATACCCACATAACAATGGAGAAGCCAAAGCACCAATATTGATACCCATATAAAAAATGGTAAATCCTTTATCCTTACGAACATCTCCGGTTTCATAAAGTGTGCCGACAAAAGTCGAAATATTAGGTTTAAAGAAACCGTTTCCAACAATTATAAATGCAAGCGCCAGATAGAATAAAATATTGTCCTCAAAGGCCAGAACAAAGTGACCGATAGCCATAAGAATACCTCCAAGCATTATGGAATTCCGGTATCCCATTATTTTATCTGCCAGTCGACCTCCAATAACAGGAGTAGCATAGACCAGAGATCCATAAGAAGAGTACACAATAGCTGCAACAGCATCCTTAGCCTGAATGGCATCAAATACTTTTTCAACCATGTAGAGCGTAAGTAACGCCCGCATTCCATAAAAACTAAATCTTTCCCACAGTTCGGCGAAGAAGAGATAAAATAACCCTTTCGGGTGGCCAAACAATTCATTTTCCTTTGCAGAAGACGTATTGCCCAGGGGTTCTGCTGATTGACTCATAGGTTTATGTTAAGTTTTTCTTTTTTCAAAAAATCGGATAAATCTACAACCCGATCAGTGAAATAACAACTTTAGTAGCTACAAGGTGGTTGATTGGTATAAAATAACAGTTTTATTTTCCATGTTAGTTAATTAATTTTTAGCTTTGCGAAAACGATTGAAATCAACAATAACCCTTATTTAATCAAAATAGCAATGGTAGAATACGGCTTGAAATCAACGGTCTCTGGCATAGACAAATATGACATTGACCGGGCAGGACAGGTTTTTTGGAATTTAACCCCCGCAGAATTAGTCGAACACGCCTTAAATAATGACGAAGGCAAACTGACTGACACCGGAGCATTAATGTGTGACACCGGAAAATTCACCGGACGTTCTCCAAAGGATCGTTTTGTTGTTGAAGATGAAAAAACTAAAGATTCTGTATGGTGGGGAGATATCAACATCCCTATTTCTCCGGATCACTTTGACAAGATCTACAAAAAGATGATCGCCAATCTTGAAGGCAAAAACCTATATGTCAGAGATGCATTCGCCGGAGCTGACCCTCGATACAGGCTAAACCTTAGAGTCATCAACACAAAGGCATGGCAGAACCTGTTTTGTAACAATATGTTCATGAGACCTGAGAGAAGCGAACTTGAAGGTTTCGATCCGAATTTCACTATCATTTGCGATCCCGATTTTAAAGCTGATCCTTCATCAGATGGCACTCGCCAGGAAAACTTCGCTATTATCAATTTCACAAAAAGAATGATTCTTATCGGAGGAACTGCTTATGCCGGAGAAATGAAAAAAGGTATTTTTTCTGTACTGAATTTCATTCTTCCTCATGACGAAAATGTCCTGTCTATGCACTGCTCGGCTAATATGAGCATGGATGAAACTGATACGGCAATCTTCTTCGGGCTTTCGGGAACAGGTAAAACTACTCTTTCTGCAGACCCTGAAAGACATCTTATCGGTGATGATGAGCACGGGTGGACTGATAACGGAGTTTTTAACTTCGAAGGTGGATGCTATGCCAAAGTGATCGATCTGACGCGTGAAAAAGAACCTGAGATCTGGGATGCAATTAAATTTGGTGCAATTGTAGAAAATACAAGGTTCAAAGAAGGTACCCGAACTGTTGATTACGAAAACACTTCAGTTACTGAAAATACCAGGACTGCCTACCCGATTCATCATATAGCTAATGCTAAGATCCCTTCGATGGGTGGTATCCCTAAAAATATATTCTTCCTGACTTGTGATGCTTTTGGTGTGTTACCACCAATCTCAAGGCTTTCTAAAGGTCAGGCAATGTTCCATTTCATTTCTGGTTACACAGCCAAAGTAGCTGGCACAGAAGCTGGAATTACAGAACCACAATCTGCCTTTTCAGCATGTTTTGGTGCTCCGTTCCTTCCTCTACATCCAACTAAATATGCAGAAATGCTGGGCGAGAAAATGGAAAAATACGATGTGAATGTATGGCTGGTTAACACAGGATGGAGCGGCGGCCCTTATGGAGTAGGCTCAAGAATGAAACTTCCATATACCAGAGCAATGATCACTGCTGCACTTAATGGAACACTTGCAAAAAGTGATTTTGTTAAGCATGGTATCTTTGGTTGCGAAATGCCAACTTCCTGTCCTAATGTTCCTGATGAAGTTCTGGACCCTAGAAAAACCTGGGAGGATAAAGATGCTTATGATGAAAAAGCAAATAACCTGGCTTCAATGTTCATAAAGAACTTCGATAAATATTCAGACTTCGCAAATGACGAAATCATGGCAGGAGCTCCTGTAACAGGTGAAAAAGTAAAATAATCTGTGAAATTTATACTCAAAAAAAAAGGGACCGAATCGGTCCCTTTTTTTATTATAATGCTATAAATAAAGGAACAAAACTCTAAAATCCTGTTCCTTTACAAGTTAACTGATTAATTCATCTGTAATGAATAGGTGTTATTTACAAGGTCTAAAGTAACAGTATAGTTACCTGCTTCACTTACCTGGATATTATCTCCACCAGCATCAAGACTTCCATCAGCCCCAGAGTCGCCATAATTTAGAGCCCAATCATCATTGGCTCGGAATTTCATTTCACCTGCTTCCAGATCTCCAGTCCATGTCCAGATTTGTCTCTGTCCATCATAAGACATATTATGATCATCAACCCAACCAGCATCTCCATATGGAGGTGTAGCAGAACCAATTATACCCCAGTCGTTCGCTTCTGTTAACTCGATAGTCAAATTAGCTGCATCAACAACTACATTATACACACCTGCAGGAACAGAGAAGTTACCACCTGATGGATCAAGAGTTCCCGTAAACCCTTCAGTAGTTGAAGTTAAAGATCCACCCCATGAATTATCCCAGCTTGGAGCAGGAGTGATCTTAAATTCAACAGGATCACCACCATCAAATCGAATTATATTCTCGTAGATATCATTAAAACCATAAGAATACAATCTGCCATTTTCTCCTCCCGGATTCCATCCCTGGTAAGCACCGGGAACGTAATACATCGGATAGTCTATCAAAGTTTCATAAGGAGTAACTGTATATGAGTTAACAGCTGAATACAACGTATCAACATCAGGAACTACCGTTGAATATACCCTGGCATAAATAGTAGCCTGCTGATCAATAGGTAGATCCCATGCTAATAAAGTAGCATTCAAATCACTCACCTTTACATCTGCTGACAAATCATTTGTCGTTGCTAACGTAGAAAATTCACTGAAACTCTCATCAGGAGAGATTTGAATGAAATACGATGATGCTGAGCTAAATCCTAAATCTGCAGCTGACCATTCAAATGTCAACGTATCACCTGCATTTTCTTTGGTGAACTCAAGATTACCCTCAGCTGGTGAAATCAATGAAGGAGCTGTTGGCTGATCGCTAATCACCACTTCATCAAAATCTTCTTCGCAGGCTACAAATGTTATTGCAGCCATTAAAAACACTAATATTTTATATGTACTTTTCATGTTATTTGCATTTAAGTTCATTAATAACCCGGATTTTGTTCCAAATTAGGATTAGCAGCTATATCAGAAGCCGGAATAGGAAAAAGAAGATATTTATTATCAGTTGCTCTTCCCTCCTGAATTCCACCTTTCCATGGCCACACATAATCCGCAGATGTAAACACTCCGAACCTTATTAAATCAGTTCTTCTATGGCACTCCCAGGCTAATTCTCTGGCTCTTTCATCAAGAATAAAATCTAATGTTAGTCCGTCCTGAGCAATATTACCAGAAGCGTCCCCGTAAGCTCTTTCTCTTAGTGCATTCACATACCCAAGAGCTTCAGATGTAGTTCCACCTGATCCACCTCTTAAAACAGCTTCTGCATACATTAAGTAGATATCAGCTAAACGGAAAATCGGGAAATCTGTATCCGTAAAAGTCAGGTCAGATCCAGGTTGACCGCCAGATGTAATATTCTTCCATTTAGAAACGGCATAACCATCTGTAAAGGTACTAAGGTCTGCTATTTCAAGCGACTGACCCTCAGTAAAGAATAATGCTCTGGAATCAGAATCGCCAGATATATCATCAAACTTATTTACGAATGCAGAAGTTGTTCTCAGTCCGGCCCAACCTCCGTCGATTCCAAAAGCAGAAGCACTCATATCACCTCCTACGGCAGCATGAATTATAAAAGTCGTACCACCAAAAGATTGAGTATTTTGGCCATCAAAAGCTACTCTGAAAATAAATTCACCAACATCCTGGTTGTCAGCAAGAAACATTTCCTGAAAATCAGGATGCAAGGTATAACCTGCATTAATTACTTTATTACAATAAGTAATACACTCAGTATACATACCAGTACCTGTGTAAACTTCTGCATTTAGGTATAGTTTAGCAAGTAAAGACCATACCGCAGCTCTGTCAGCTCTGGCAAATTCATTTGACATTGGTGCGATCATTTGCTCCTCGATTGCTAGAAGCTCTGATTCAACATATTCAAAAACCTCTTCTCTTGATGCTTGTCTTGGAAGGAAAGCTCCAACATTATCTTCTTCTGTTACAAATGGAATGTCTCCGAAAAGATCAAGTGCATGCCAGTAACTTAACGCTCTTAAGAATCGTGCTTCCGCTCTGAAATTAGCAATAGTTTCTACATCAGTAATACCTCTTTCAGCAAGTTTAT encodes the following:
- a CDS encoding SusE domain-containing protein, with protein sequence MKSTYKILVFLMAAITFVACEEDFDEVVISDQPTAPSLISPAEGNLEFTKENAGDTLTFEWSAADLGFSSASSYFIQISPDESFSEFSTLATTNDLSADVKVSDLNATLLAWDLPIDQQATIYARVYSTVVPDVDTLYSAVNSYTVTPYETLIDYPMYYVPGAYQGWNPGGENGRLYSYGFNDIYENIIRFDGGDPVEFKITPAPSWDNSWGGSLTSTTEGFTGTLDPSGGNFSVPAGVYNVVVDAANLTIELTEANDWGIIGSATPPYGDAGWVDDHNMSYDGQRQIWTWTGDLEAGEMKFRANDDWALNYGDSGADGSLDAGGDNIQVSEAGNYTVTLDLVNNTYSLQMN
- a CDS encoding RagB/SusD family nutrient uptake outer membrane protein, producing MKKNIFILFIGLVVYMTSCVDDLNVVPIDPDEETAETVFTDVESYKQVLAKIYGGLALTGQQGPAGQGDIAGIDEGFSSYLRQYYYHQELTTDEAVIAWNDQTIKDFHNHDWGANDVFIRGMYSRIYYQIVLINEFLRQSSTDKLAERGITDVETIANFRAEARFLRALSYWHALDLFGDIPFVTEEDNVGAFLPRQASREEVFEYVESELLAIEEQMIAPMSNEFARADRAAVWSLLAKLYLNAEVYTGTGMYTECITYCNKVINAGYTLHPDFQEMFLADNQDVGEFIFRVAFDGQNTQSFGGTTFIIHAAVGGDMSASAFGIDGGWAGLRTTSAFVNKFDDISGDSDSRALFFTEGQSLEIADLSTFTDGYAVSKWKNITSGGQPGSDLTFTDTDFPIFRLADIYLMYAEAVLRGGSGGTTSEALGYVNALRERAYGDASGNIAQDGLTLDFILDERARELAWECHRRTDLIRFGVFTSADYVWPWKGGIQEGRATDNKYLLFPIPASDIAANPNLEQNPGY
- a CDS encoding peptide MFS transporter, with the translated sequence MSQSAEPLGNTSSAKENELFGHPKGLFYLFFAELWERFSFYGMRALLTLYMVEKVFDAIQAKDAVAAIVYSSYGSLVYATPVIGGRLADKIMGYRNSIMLGGILMAIGHFVLAFEDNILFYLALAFIIVGNGFFKPNISTFVGTLYETGDVRKDKGFTIFYMGINIGALASPLLCGYLAAEFGYHYGFGLAGIGMLAGLLFFYVGMKQGVFGDKGMPPEDRLIDKKTFGIKAGHWVVILSFLAVPLIAYLLSSFNYLGFLEPFFGEVTIVNVLFRLLGIIVLAYIVWIIYQVNLEAKLKLISAVLLTIFMTVFWGFHELSGSVLTLFADRNVDLVWLNAAQTNFINPAFIILLSIPMSGLWGVLSKRNANPRTPFKFAMGLALLGVGFYILSLSRGSANAGMVPMAYLLIMYLLISAGELFMSPVGLAKITDLSPAKFVAFMMGVWFLSSAFAFQVVGFVAKQLAIEENPGQEIDPVVSLPVYADGFELIAYYSFGAALIALIIAPLMKRWMANVH
- a CDS encoding IS3 family transposase is translated as MFGKSRQVYYRAKKSEAKRRETASVVEKKVQQVRMRMSELGTRKLYEKLYDELRELGVGRDRLFAIMKANHMQILPKRQYHITTDSHHRFRKHRNLVENLTLNRPEQLWVSDITYIGNRQNPMYLSLVTDAYSKKIMGFNVSNSLHAQGAIKALKQAIKNRKYYDRELIHHSDRGLQYCCDDYQKELDKGNLLCSMTEKYDPYQNAIAERVNGILKQEFIKGILVNDIVLMNKLIKQSIDIYNRERPHYSCYMKTPEFMHGQEKIKIRTYKKNSTAKLCDAT
- the pckA gene encoding phosphoenolpyruvate carboxykinase (ATP) — encoded protein: MVEYGLKSTVSGIDKYDIDRAGQVFWNLTPAELVEHALNNDEGKLTDTGALMCDTGKFTGRSPKDRFVVEDEKTKDSVWWGDINIPISPDHFDKIYKKMIANLEGKNLYVRDAFAGADPRYRLNLRVINTKAWQNLFCNNMFMRPERSELEGFDPNFTIICDPDFKADPSSDGTRQENFAIINFTKRMILIGGTAYAGEMKKGIFSVLNFILPHDENVLSMHCSANMSMDETDTAIFFGLSGTGKTTLSADPERHLIGDDEHGWTDNGVFNFEGGCYAKVIDLTREKEPEIWDAIKFGAIVENTRFKEGTRTVDYENTSVTENTRTAYPIHHIANAKIPSMGGIPKNIFFLTCDAFGVLPPISRLSKGQAMFHFISGYTAKVAGTEAGITEPQSAFSACFGAPFLPLHPTKYAEMLGEKMEKYDVNVWLVNTGWSGGPYGVGSRMKLPYTRAMITAALNGTLAKSDFVKHGIFGCEMPTSCPNVPDEVLDPRKTWEDKDAYDEKANNLASMFIKNFDKYSDFANDEIMAGAPVTGEKVK
- a CDS encoding helix-turn-helix domain-containing protein, whose amino-acid sequence is MKQKDENQHVKRTQKDYSYTFKLSVVEEIERGELGIRAASRKYGIQSHSTITNWLRKYGTFDWYNKTHLNLSKSPEQKLLELEQKVKLLEKQKASLEKKLEFTDKKAIFFDMMIDIAEEELKIPIRKKYSPEQSNDSKNSTKKA